A stretch of DNA from Microlunatus sp. Gsoil 973:
GACGGTCAGCCAGAGGACGAGTTTCAGGTTGACGGTGCCGCGGCGCAGATGCACGATCGCCCCTGCCGGCTTCATGAAAAGGCTCGTCACCAGGTCGCTCGCCACGGCGACGAGCGGATCGATCTTGAAGAGGAACACCAGCATCGGTGTCATCAGGGCGCCGCCGCCCATCCCGGTGAGTCCGACGATGACACCGACACACAGGCCGCCGAGCAGCATCGCAGGGTTGAAGAAATCCACCTGAGCCTCGCTTGCCGTCGATCCTGTCGTGTTGGTCGGATGATGCCGGGTTGGCACGCATTCCCCCCGAGCATACGGGGATATGTCGGGATTGCAGCGGTTCCTTCCGGATTTCGGTTACAGAATCAGTTCAGCAGCCAGTTCTGGTTCCGGTGGGTCGAATCGGTGCCTGCCCGAGTCGGACGCTTTAGGCTGGCCTGGTGACGGCGTGGTTCAGACTGCTGGTCGGTCTGCTGATCGGAGTCATCGGGCTGATCGCCATGGTGCGGCTGATCAGCGGAGGCTTTCCCGGCAGCGTGCTGGTGGCGGAGCTGTTCGCGGGGCTGGCTATGGTGCCCTGGGTGATCTACGCCGGATGGCGGGCCCGACACGGAAGGCTGACACCGAGGACCGCGGTGCCGGTGGTCCTGGTGGGCCTGGCCGGGTTGGCGTCGGTCTGGTGGGGGACCATCGGCCCGGTGCTGGCACTGGCCTGTTCGCTGACCGGGTTCGTGATCATCTGGGTGTACGACCTGCCGTCGCGCCGGAAACCGAGCGGGCGGTTGGTCAGGCTCGATGATCTGCAGCAGCGGCGGCCCTGAGGTCCGGCCGTCTGGAGGCAGTGGATGAACAAAAGGCGAAAGGAGCCCTGATGGGCGTACTGGACAGCTTCTCGTTGGCGGGCAGGATCTCGGTGGTGACCGGGGCTGCCCGCGGGATCGGCCGGGCGCTGGCGCTGGCGCTGGCGGAGGCGGGCAGTGATGTCGCCGTCGTGGTCCGGACCCCGTCGTCGGCCGACGATCTGGTCGCCGAGATCGAGAAGCTCGGTGTGCGCGCACTCGCTGTCACCGCAGACGTCACCGACCCGGACCAGGTCGCCGCCGCCGCCGACCAGATCACCGACGGGCTTGGCCCGGTCGACATCCTGGTCAACAACGCCGGGGTCGGCCTGCACAAGGCCGCGCTCGACCTGACGCCGGAGGAGGTCAGGCACATCCTCAACGTCAACATCGACGGCGTCTGGAACTGCGCCCAGGCGTTCGGGCGCGGCATGGTCGCGCGGCGGAGTGGGTCGATCGTCAACATCGGTTCGATCTCCGGAGTGATCGTCAACCGGCCGCAATGGCAGCCCGCCTACAACGCCTCCAAGGCCGCCGTCCATCAGTTGACCAAGTCACTGGCCGCTGAGTGGGGGCCGTACGGCGTGCGGGTCAACGCGCTGGCGCCGGGCTATGTGAAGACCGAGATGGCGCCCGTCGACGATCCGAAGTTCAAGCCGCGGTGGGTCGACGATGCGCCGCTGCAGCGGTATGCGCTGCCCGAGGAACTGGGTCCGACCGTCGTCTACCTGGCCTCCGACGCCGCCTCGTTCATGACCGGTTCGGTGGTGATCCTCGACGGCGGCTACTCGGTCTACTGACCCGGTCTCCTGACCGTTTCGGAGGGTGCCCTCAGAGGGAGAGGGCAAGCGCTGCGGCGCCGAGCAGGCCGGCGTTCTCCAATTGAGCCGGTCGGACCCGGAGGTCCTTGACGTAGGACATGGTGGCGAATTCGGCGATGTGCCGCCGCAGCGGTTCGAAGATCACCTCACCGGCCTTGGACACCCCTCCGCCGAGCACGAAGTCAGGCACGTCCAGCAGGGTCGCCGTGGCGGCGATCCCGGCCGCGAGCGCTCGCATCCCGTTGTCGATCACGGTGCGGGCGATCTCGTTGCCGGACCGGGCGGCGGCGGTGAGCGCAACGGCGTCGTCCCCGCCGGTCCAGCCGGCGGCCTTGGCAGCCTGCACCATCGCCGGGCCGCGGGCGTACATCTCGACGCAGCCGTGGCCGCCGCAGACACACTCCTCGCCCCAGGCGTTGACGCTGATGTGTCCCAGCAACACGGCATTGCCGGTCAGCCCGCCGAACAGCCGGTCGTTGATCACGGCCCCGGCGCCGACTCCGGTGGACAACACCATGCCGACCATGGAATGCAGGTCCTTGCCCGCGCCGAGCCAGTGCTCACCGAGGGCCATGCAGTGACCGTCCTGGGCCAGGCCGACGGCCGGTTCAGCGCCGGTTGCCGCCCGTACGGCCTCCGCGACCTTCGCCACGATCGGATACTGCCGCCAGGCCGGGATGTTGACCGGGGAGATCCACCCACCGGGTGAGTCGATCGGACCGGCCGAGCCGATGCCGACCCGCAGCGCCGTGCCCTGCAGGCCGGGCTGGGAAATGATCTCGGCGATGCCGTCGGCCAGCGGCGCGAAGGTGGCGTCGGCGTCCTGGTCGCGCAACGTGGGCACCCTCGCTTCGTGGGTGATGGTGCCGTCGGCCGCAACCACCGCGATCGCGATCTTGGTGCCGCCGATGTCGATCGCCAGCACCGACTCCGTCGGGTCAGGTTCCTTCGCCATGAATCCGTACGCTCCTCAGCTGCCGTGCGCCATCGGCGCTGTGGGAGCTTACTGGGCCGACACGCCGGGGCCGGCCCGCCCGTGGGCGGCGCACCCTTCGCGCGGTGCCGCACCCTTTGCGCGGTGCCGCACCCTTTGCGCGGTGCCGCACCCTTTGCGCGGTGCCGCACCCTTTGCGCGGCCGCGCACCGGCTGCAACGGGTGCGCCGACGAGCAGCCGGTGCGCCGTCGAGCACATGGTGCGGGAACGGTCGGGGTGGGGTGGCTACGGTCCCGACAGTAGCGGCCGGGGAAAGGGGGCCGACCCGGGACTCCGGCACCGCGGGGTCCCGCACCACTTGCTCGGTCCCGCACTACATACTCGATGGCGCGCCCCTTACTCGGCTTCGCACCGCCTGCAACGGGTGCGAGGCCGACCAACTGGTGCGGGGTCGACCAACTGGTGCGGCGTCGACCAACTGGTGCGGGGTCGACTAACTGGTGCGCGGTCGATCAACCGGTGCGGCCTCGGCAGGGAACCGCACCCGCGACGCGAAGCGAGCCACTTCCGTAGCCCGCGGAGGGAGTGGGGCAAGATTGCAGGCGGACGTGAGTGCGCACGGGGTCGAGGGGGTCGGCCCCCGAACCACCGCCACCCTACGGAGACCGCGGCAGCGGCAGGAAACGGACGAGATGGAATCGAGCATTGAGATTTCGGCGGCGCCGGACAAGGTGATGGCGGTGATCGCCGACCTCGATCGCTATCCGGAGTGGGTGGACTCGCTGACGACGGTCGAGGTGCTCAGCACCGATCCGGAGGACCGGCCGGCCACCGTACGCATGGTGTTGCAGCACAAGCTGCTGTCCGACGACTACACCGTCGGATACCACTGGGGCGAGAACGAGGTCAGTTGGAAGCTGATCACCGGTCGTACGCTCACCGCGATGGACGGCAGCTACCGGGTGGAACCCCACGGCACGGGCAGCAGGGTCAGGTACAAACTCGCCGTTGATCTCAAGCTGCCGCTGCCGGGGCTGCTGAAACGGACCGCGGAGAAGACGATCACCGACGCCGCGCTGAAGGGTCTCCGATCCCGCGTCCTCCGGGCAGGGGCTCGGTGATGGCCCGCGCGACGGACCGTCCGGAGGGAACCGAGCGGGTCGCAGTACGCCAGCGGGTGCCGCGGACCTCGGCCCGGGCTGCGGCCAAGAAGACCTCGCCGCGGCCGTCCCGTCTGACCCCGCCGCCGGTCCCGTACAGCATCGGCGTGGACATCGGTGGCACGAAGGTGGCTGCCGGTGTGGTCGACGGTGCGGGCCGGATCGCCGAACGGGTGCTCGCCGCCACGCCGTCACACAGCCCGGTCGCGGTCGAGGACACCATCGCCTCGGTGGTCGCCGACCTTCGCAGACGGCATCGTGTCGAGACGGTCGGCATCGGTGCGGCGGGCTGGGTGGACACCGATCAGTCCGTGGTCCGGTTCTCCCCACATCTGGCCTGGCGGCAGGAGCCGTTGAAGGCGCGACTCGAGCAGCGGATCGACCTGCCGCTGATCGTCGACAACGACGCGAACGCCGCCGCCTGGGCCGAATACCGGTTCGGCGCGGGTTCCGGGGCGTCGGTCATGGTCTGCATCACCCTGGGCACCGGCATCGGCGGCGGGCTGGTGCTCAACGGGCAACTGTTCCGCGGCAGCTACGGGATGGCCGGTGAGTGGGGGCACATGATCGCGGTGCCCGGCGGCCACCTGTGCGAGTGCGGCAACCGGGGCTGTTGGGAGCAGTACGCCAGCGGGAACGCCCTGGTCCGCGACGCCAAAGCCCTCGTCGCCTCCGGTTCGCCGGTGGTGCAGGGATTGCTGGAGTCGGTCGGCGGACCGGACCAGATCACCGGACCCGCGATCACCGAGGCCGCGGTCGGCGGGGAGCCGCTGGCCAGGGAGTTGCTGGCCGACATCGGGCGTTCGCTCGGCGTCGGCATCGCCAATCTGGCGGCGGCACTCGATCCCGAACTTGTGGTCGTCGGCGGCGGGGTGAGCGCGGCCGGTGAGCTGCTCCTGGCACCAACGCGGGAATCGTTCGAACGGACGCTGACCGGTCGCGGCTTCCGTCCCCAGGCCCGGATCGAGTTGGCCAGGTTCCGCAACGACGCCGGCCTGATCGGCGCCGCCGACCTCGCCCGACACTCGTTGATCGAGCCGCCGGGGCGGGTCATCGGCGGATTCTGGCCGCGCCGCCGTCGGGCTCGGCGGGCGCGCGTCCGCCGCGAGCCGGGACCGTTGCGGCAGGTCGCCGACCAGGTGGCGGCCAAACGCACCCAGCGTCGGATCTAGCCGGACTTCCGGCGGTGCATCTTCGGTGCACCGCCGACGACCTCGGGCCCGTTGGCCTTCTGCTTGGCCGGAGCATTGTCGTGCGGCACGTCCTTGGAGCGGCTGTTCTTC
This window harbors:
- a CDS encoding SRPBCC family protein, which gives rise to MESSIEISAAPDKVMAVIADLDRYPEWVDSLTTVEVLSTDPEDRPATVRMVLQHKLLSDDYTVGYHWGENEVSWKLITGRTLTAMDGSYRVEPHGTGSRVRYKLAVDLKLPLPGLLKRTAEKTITDAALKGLRSRVLRAGAR
- a CDS encoding DUF5302 family protein is translated as MPAKKSTAKNKQAAGKQADDVKAQMLAALEAKNSRSKDVPHDNAPAKQKANGPEVVGGAPKMHRRKSG
- a CDS encoding ROK family glucokinase, which produces MARATDRPEGTERVAVRQRVPRTSARAAAKKTSPRPSRLTPPPVPYSIGVDIGGTKVAAGVVDGAGRIAERVLAATPSHSPVAVEDTIASVVADLRRRHRVETVGIGAAGWVDTDQSVVRFSPHLAWRQEPLKARLEQRIDLPLIVDNDANAAAWAEYRFGAGSGASVMVCITLGTGIGGGLVLNGQLFRGSYGMAGEWGHMIAVPGGHLCECGNRGCWEQYASGNALVRDAKALVASGSPVVQGLLESVGGPDQITGPAITEAAVGGEPLARELLADIGRSLGVGIANLAAALDPELVVVGGGVSAAGELLLAPTRESFERTLTGRGFRPQARIELARFRNDAGLIGAADLARHSLIEPPGRVIGGFWPRRRRARRARVRREPGPLRQVADQVAAKRTQRRI
- a CDS encoding SDR family oxidoreductase; the protein is MGVLDSFSLAGRISVVTGAARGIGRALALALAEAGSDVAVVVRTPSSADDLVAEIEKLGVRALAVTADVTDPDQVAAAADQITDGLGPVDILVNNAGVGLHKAALDLTPEEVRHILNVNIDGVWNCAQAFGRGMVARRSGSIVNIGSISGVIVNRPQWQPAYNASKAAVHQLTKSLAAEWGPYGVRVNALAPGYVKTEMAPVDDPKFKPRWVDDAPLQRYALPEELGPTVVYLASDAASFMTGSVVILDGGYSVY
- a CDS encoding ROK family protein: MAKEPDPTESVLAIDIGGTKIAIAVVAADGTITHEARVPTLRDQDADATFAPLADGIAEIISQPGLQGTALRVGIGSAGPIDSPGGWISPVNIPAWRQYPIVAKVAEAVRAATGAEPAVGLAQDGHCMALGEHWLGAGKDLHSMVGMVLSTGVGAGAVINDRLFGGLTGNAVLLGHISVNAWGEECVCGGHGCVEMYARGPAMVQAAKAAGWTGGDDAVALTAAARSGNEIARTVIDNGMRALAAGIAATATLLDVPDFVLGGGVSKAGEVIFEPLRRHIAEFATMSYVKDLRVRPAQLENAGLLGAAALALSL